In Cicer arietinum cultivar CDC Frontier isolate Library 1 chromosome 1, Cicar.CDCFrontier_v2.0, whole genome shotgun sequence, one DNA window encodes the following:
- the LOC101509804 gene encoding lycopene epsilon cyclase, chloroplastic, producing the protein MECVGARNLTAMAFCLSPSSRLRLRRKKLWRRRGASSTYGNAIRLRSHSVKVEEKAESCVVAKEDFADEEDFVKAGGSELVFVEMQQKKAMEMQSKLADKLPPISIGDEILDLVVIGCGPAGLALAAEAGKLGLKVGLIGPDLPFTNNYGVWEEEFKGLGLEGCIEHVWKDTIVYIDDKDPISIGRSYGRVSRHLLHEELLRRCVESGVSYLSSRVERIVEASNGHNHVVCEYDFVVPCRLATVASGAASGKLLQYEVGGPKVCVQTAYGVEVEVEDSPYDPNVMVFMDYRDYMKKNVKCLEADYPTFLYAMPVSRTRVFFEETCLASKDAMPFDLLKKKLFSRLNTMGIRIAKTYEEEWSYIPVGGSLPNTEQKNLAFGAAASMVHPATGYSVVRSLSEAPEYASVIATILNDGNARNIVARGRSKENLSMRAWNTLWPQERKRQRSFFLFGLALIVQLDIEGTRTFFRTFFCLPEWMWQGFLGSSLSSTDLLLFAFYMFIIAPNTLRMSLVRHLLSDPTGSTMIKTYLTI; encoded by the exons ATGGAGTGCGTTGGAGCGAGAAACTTAACGGCAATGGCGTTTTGCTTAAGTCCTTCTTCGAGGTTACGGTTAAGGAGAAAGAAGCTTTGGAGAAGAAGAGGAGCTTCGTCGACTTACGGTAACGCTATTCGGTTGCGTTCGCATTCTGTGAAGGTGGAGGAAAAAGCAGAGAGTTGCGTTGTTGCTAAAGAGGATTTCGCCGATGAGGAGGATTTCGTTAAGGCTGGTGGTTCTGAACTCGTTTTCGTTGAAATGCAGCAGAAGAAAGCTATGGAAATGCAATCTAAGCTTGCAGataag TTGCCACCTATCTCTATTGGAGATGAAATACTGGATCTAGTTGTGATTGGTTGTGGTCCTGCTGGTCTTGCTCTAGCTGCTGAAGCTGGCAAGTTAGGATTAAAAGTTGGGCTTATTGGTCCAGATCTCCCTTTTACAAACAATTATGGTGTGTGGGAGGAAGAATTTAAAG GTCTTGGACTTGAAGGTTGTATTGAGCATGTTTGGAAGGATACCATTGTATATATTGATGATAAAGATCCCATTTCAATTGGACGTTCTTATGGCCGTGTCAGTCGGCATTTGCTTCATGAGGAATTGTTAAGAAG GTGTGTCGAGTCAGGTGTCTCGTATCTTAGCTCAAGAGTAGAAAGGATTGTTGAGGCTAGCAATGGTCATAATCATGTTGTCTGTGAATATGATTTTGTAGTGCCCTGCAG GCTTGCTACTGTTGCATCAGGAGCAGCTTCAGGGAAACTATTGCAGTATGAGGTTGGGGGTCCAAAGGTGTGTGTCCAAACAGCTTATGGTGTTGAAGTTGAG gtGGAAGACAGTCCTTATGATCCAAACGTGATGGTGTTCATGGATTACAGAGATTATATGAAGAAAAATGTTAAATGTCTAGAAGCTGACTATCCAACATTTCTTTATGCAATGCCCGTGTCTCGTACAAGAGTGTTCTTCGAG GAAACATGTTTGGCATCAAAAGATGCCATGCCTTTtgatttattaaagaaaaagcTCTTTTCAAGATTAAATACGATGGGGATCAGAATTGCAAAAACTTATGAAGAG GAATGGTCTTATATCCCAGTTGGTGGATCCTTACCGAACACAGAGCAGAAGAACCTTGCATTTGGTGCAGCTGCCAGCATGGTGCATCCAGCCACAG GCTATTCTGTTGTGAGATCTTTGTCAGAAGCTCCAGAATATGCTTCAGTAATTGCCACTATTTTGAATGATGGTAATGCAAGGAACATTGTTGCTCGTGGAAGAAGTAAGGAGAATCTATCTATGCGAG cTTGGAATACACTTTGGCCACAAGAAAGGAAACGGCAGAGATCATTCTTTCTTTTTGGCTTAGCACTGATTGTGCAGCTGGACATTGAGGGCACTAGAACATTCTTTCGTACTTTCTTCTGCTTACCTGAGTG GATGTGGCAAGGATTTCTTGGCTCTTCTCTATCCTCTACAGatcttttattatttgcattctACATGTTCATAATAGCACCAAATACCTTAAGAATGTCTCTAGTCAGACATCTCCTTTCAGATCCTACAGGGTCGACTATGATAAAGACCTACTTGACGATATAG